A section of the Desulfurispora thermophila DSM 16022 genome encodes:
- a CDS encoding DsrE family protein, whose translation MGHVVSAAMVGGKVGADNAILVKLGRVALLFPVALVMGYLFKKEAFLMGKLKVLFHLNEPERWQRTLLNVINFVKDVGQENADIEVVANGAAVSAYIDKCQIAGGSGETPTSCGKANGELYEEMNKLAQMGIKFVACRNALRMHSLDENMLPPFVTVVPAGITEIAKKQAEGYAYIKA comes from the coding sequence GTGGGCCACGTGGTGTCCGCAGCTATGGTCGGCGGGAAAGTTGGCGCTGACAATGCAATTTTGGTGAAATTGGGGCGAGTGGCGCTATTATTCCCTGTAGCCCTGGTAATGGGTTATCTTTTTAAAAAGGAGGCATTTTTGATGGGCAAACTGAAAGTTCTTTTCCATTTAAACGAACCTGAAAGGTGGCAAAGGACACTTTTAAACGTCATTAATTTTGTTAAAGATGTAGGACAGGAGAATGCGGATATTGAGGTTGTGGCTAACGGTGCTGCGGTTTCTGCCTATATTGATAAATGCCAAATCGCAGGAGGTTCGGGGGAAACTCCAACGAGTTGTGGAAAAGCAAATGGAGAACTATACGAAGAAATGAATAAGTTAGCCCAAATGGGAATAAAATTTGTTGCCTGCCGAAACGCTCTTAGGATGCATTCCTTAGATGAAAACATGCTACCCCCTTTTGTCACGGTAGTTCCGGCGGGTATAACAGAGATTGCCAAAAAACAAGCTGAAGGATACGCGTATATCAAAGCCTAA
- a CDS encoding YeiH family protein, whose translation MQVAVLQRKNFLHGSIQGLVLTMVVGVLAQNIIRVPFLSVPGPMVIAILVGMAWRALMGIPKYANTGINFASKRLLRYGIVLMGVRLNLDAIIATGPQIILLDALIIIMAVVIICYLGKILAVEEKLALLTAVGTGICGAAAVAAVAPTIKANQDETVVAVASVAVLGTAGSILYILLKPFLGLGLDEYGIFVGATLHEVAHVVAASQPAGDSAANMAILTKLGRVALLIPVTLGISLWFNLRDAVKEQSAGSQGLTIPWFIFGFLGLSCLNTFGLIPPDLTSVMLNISSLLMIIAMAGMGLSVDIVMFKRMGIRSLFIGFVGSLVISVVGLLVIRTLHF comes from the coding sequence ATGCAGGTTGCAGTTCTTCAGCGTAAAAATTTTCTTCACGGTAGCATCCAGGGACTCGTTCTAACTATGGTAGTGGGAGTCCTTGCCCAAAACATCATTCGCGTACCTTTTTTGTCAGTACCTGGGCCAATGGTTATTGCTATTTTGGTTGGAATGGCCTGGCGGGCACTTATGGGAATCCCCAAATATGCCAACACAGGAATAAATTTTGCAAGCAAGAGACTTTTGCGCTATGGTATTGTTTTAATGGGTGTTCGTCTCAACCTGGATGCTATTATTGCTACAGGGCCCCAAATTATTCTACTCGATGCATTAATAATTATTATGGCCGTTGTTATTATATGCTATCTGGGAAAAATACTGGCTGTTGAAGAAAAATTAGCCTTGCTGACAGCAGTAGGGACAGGAATATGTGGGGCCGCTGCTGTTGCTGCGGTCGCGCCAACGATTAAAGCCAATCAGGATGAAACAGTGGTAGCTGTGGCGAGTGTTGCTGTTCTGGGGACCGCTGGTAGTATTTTATACATTTTGTTAAAACCATTTCTGGGGTTGGGTTTAGATGAATACGGTATTTTTGTGGGGGCAACCTTACACGAAGTAGCCCATGTGGTAGCAGCATCTCAGCCGGCAGGTGATTCTGCGGCCAATATGGCTATTTTAACCAAACTCGGTCGGGTGGCACTATTAATTCCTGTTACTCTTGGGATTAGTCTTTGGTTTAACCTGAGGGATGCAGTGAAGGAACAAAGCGCTGGATCGCAGGGCTTGACAATTCCCTGGTTTATTTTCGGCTTTTTAGGCCTGAGTTGTCTCAATACCTTTGGTTTAATTCCTCCTGATCTTACTTCTGTGATGCTTAACATCAGCAGTCTTCTTATGATAATTGCGATGGCGGGCATGGGACTTAGCGTAGATATTGTGATGTTTAAGCGCATGGGAATAAGGTCGCTGTTTATCGGATTTGTTGGCTCACTAGTTATCTCAGTTGTCGGCTTATTAGTTATTCGTACCCTGCATTTTTAG
- a CDS encoding selenium metabolism-associated LysR family transcriptional regulator has product MNLYQFHIFKTVADKKSFSGAAQALFISQPAVSMHIKSLEDHFGTRLFDRNTQQVTITEAGRILYEYVEKILLLLDEAEKDISALTGCIRGTLSVGASFTLGEYVIPQVLGCFKKQHPQVRALLKVTNTEQIVKLVLEQALDLGLVESRVDNFELIAKPFMKDELIVLLPVDHPLAGKEFILIDELVALPFILREQGSGTRKITEDRLKEAGINLSELNVVMELGSTEAVKEAVEAGFGATIISKWAVQKELKLGTLVAVKVKEVSLVRKFYVIYNKNKSQTSVVKEFISFLSSFCFQEHSVEAMNRKYKRCYVGG; this is encoded by the coding sequence ATGAATTTGTACCAATTTCATATTTTTAAAACAGTGGCTGATAAAAAGAGTTTTTCCGGGGCTGCACAAGCCCTTTTTATCTCTCAGCCGGCAGTCAGTATGCATATCAAATCTCTGGAAGACCATTTTGGCACAAGATTGTTTGATCGTAACACTCAACAAGTGACCATCACAGAAGCTGGTCGTATTCTATATGAATATGTGGAAAAGATCTTGTTATTGCTGGATGAAGCAGAAAAAGATATTTCCGCTCTCACCGGCTGTATACGAGGCACCTTATCGGTAGGAGCAAGTTTTACCCTGGGCGAATACGTGATTCCGCAAGTTTTGGGGTGCTTTAAAAAACAACATCCCCAGGTAAGGGCTTTACTAAAGGTGACTAATACAGAACAAATAGTTAAGCTGGTGTTAGAGCAGGCGCTGGACTTAGGGCTTGTGGAAAGTCGCGTGGATAACTTTGAATTGATTGCAAAACCTTTTATGAAAGACGAATTGATTGTTTTGCTTCCCGTCGACCATCCCTTGGCTGGCAAGGAGTTTATCTTAATTGACGAACTTGTGGCGTTGCCTTTTATCTTGAGAGAGCAAGGGTCGGGTACAAGGAAGATAACCGAAGATAGATTAAAGGAAGCAGGTATAAATCTATCTGAATTAAACGTGGTTATGGAATTAGGAAGTACCGAAGCGGTAAAGGAGGCTGTGGAAGCCGGGTTTGGCGCAACAATTATTTCTAAATGGGCAGTACAAAAAGAATTGAAGTTGGGTACTCTCGTTGCGGTTAAAGTCAAGGAGGTTTCTCTAGTACGGAAGTTTTATGTAATTTATAATAAAAACAAGTCCCAAACATCGGTAGTGAAGGAATTCATATCTTTTCTGAGTTCATTTTGCTTTCAGGAGCATTCAGTCGAAGCCATGAATCGCAAATACAAGCGATGTTACGTGGGTGGTTGA
- the purB gene encoding adenylosuccinate lyase translates to MIDRYTLPEMKKIWSLENKFRKWLDVEVAACEALAELGEIPETALRNIKEKANFNVQRIEEIEAVTNHDVIAFLTCVGEYVGEDARYIHLGLTSSDVVDTALAVLMKEAAQHIMGRLQALRQTLLDKAQEHRYTVMMGRTHGVHAEPITFGLKMLLWVAEVDRHIERLARAIETVSVGKISGAVGTYANIDPRVEELVCARLGLRPALVSTQILQRDRHAEYLTTMAVIGSSLEKFAVELRCLQRTEVLEAEEYFAKGQKGSSAMPHKRNPITLERITGLARLLRGNALAAMENVALWHERDISHSSVERVIIPDSTITLDYMLYKFNQIMANLLVYPDNMQRNMGLSHGLFFSQRVLLTLVDKGLSRERAYELVQRNAMQSWRTRQDFKQLLAADGEVMQHLSLQELDELFRYDYHLRHIDTIFARFGL, encoded by the coding sequence ATGATTGACCGCTATACACTGCCCGAAATGAAAAAAATCTGGTCCTTGGAAAATAAATTCCGCAAATGGCTGGATGTGGAAGTTGCCGCCTGTGAAGCGCTGGCTGAGCTGGGGGAAATCCCGGAAACCGCCCTGCGCAATATCAAAGAAAAGGCCAACTTCAATGTGCAGCGCATTGAGGAAATAGAAGCAGTCACCAACCATGATGTGATCGCCTTTCTCACCTGCGTGGGCGAGTATGTGGGCGAGGATGCCCGCTATATCCACCTGGGTCTGACCTCTTCCGATGTGGTGGATACCGCCCTGGCCGTGCTGATGAAAGAGGCCGCCCAGCATATTATGGGGCGGCTGCAAGCCTTGCGCCAAACCCTGCTGGATAAGGCGCAGGAACACCGTTACACCGTGATGATGGGACGTACCCACGGCGTGCACGCCGAACCCATTACCTTCGGCCTGAAAATGCTGCTCTGGGTGGCTGAAGTGGACCGGCACATCGAGCGCCTGGCCCGGGCCATTGAAACGGTCAGTGTGGGCAAAATATCGGGTGCCGTGGGCACATATGCCAATATTGACCCGCGGGTGGAGGAACTGGTCTGCGCCCGTTTGGGACTGCGGCCCGCGCTGGTTTCCACCCAGATTTTGCAGCGCGACCGCCATGCCGAGTATTTGACCACCATGGCGGTTATCGGCAGCTCTTTGGAGAAATTTGCCGTCGAGCTGCGCTGTCTGCAACGCACCGAAGTGCTGGAGGCGGAAGAATATTTTGCCAAAGGGCAAAAGGGCAGTTCGGCCATGCCCCACAAGCGCAACCCCATCACGCTAGAGAGAATCACTGGACTGGCCCGCCTGTTGCGCGGCAATGCCCTGGCGGCCATGGAGAATGTGGCCCTGTGGCACGAGCGCGATATCTCACACTCCTCGGTGGAGCGGGTGATCATCCCCGACAGTACCATCACCCTGGACTATATGCTCTATAAATTCAACCAGATCATGGCCAATTTGCTGGTCTATCCCGACAACATGCAGCGCAACATGGGCCTGTCCCACGGGCTGTTCTTTTCCCAGCGCGTGCTTCTGACCCTGGTGGACAAAGGGCTTTCCCGCGAGCGGGCCTATGAACTGGTGCAGCGCAATGCCATGCAGTCCTGGCGCACCCGGCAGGATTTCAAGCAGTTGCTGGCCGCCGACGGGGAAGTGATGCAGCATCTGTCGCTGCAGGAACTGGACGAGCTGTTCCGCTACGACTACCACCTGCGCCATATTGATACTATTTTTGCCCGCTTTGGTTTGTAA
- the guaA gene encoding glutamine-hydrolyzing GMP synthase encodes MVPGEQEMVIVLDFGGQYSQLIARRVRELNVFCEMLPYNTPLSELVQKRPRGIIFSGGPASVYQEGAPWCDPQIYNLGIPILGICYGMQLMARQLGGVVRPAEQREYGKIMLEKTAPGDALLGCLGDWEQCWMSHGDLVEQAPPGFTVTARTEKTPVAAMADPTRRLYAVQFHPEVVHTPRGMDVLRAFLYDVCGCSGSWNMGSFIDTAVAEIRAQVGDKPVLCALSGGVDSSVAAVLVHRAVGERLTCVFVDHGLLRLGEAQQVVSTFREKFKINLIHVDASERFLSKLAGVTDPELKRKIIGREFIRVFEETARSLGKIDFLVQGTLYPDVVESGTATAAVIKSHHNVGGLPPDMQFILVEPLRWLFKDEVRVLGSHLGLPDEIVWRQPFPGPGLAVRIIGEVTPERLEILRRADAIVTGEIARAGLGREIWQYFAVLTGMRSVGVMGDERTYAYTVAVRAVLSHDGMTADWARLPHEVLERISNRIVSEVQGVNRVVYDITSKPPATIEWE; translated from the coding sequence ATGGTGCCTGGCGAACAGGAAATGGTCATTGTGCTTGATTTTGGTGGTCAATACAGTCAATTAATTGCCCGCCGGGTGCGGGAATTGAACGTCTTTTGCGAAATGCTACCCTACAATACGCCGCTATCCGAACTGGTCCAAAAAAGACCGCGGGGTATTATTTTTTCCGGCGGGCCGGCCAGTGTCTACCAGGAGGGTGCACCCTGGTGCGACCCGCAGATCTACAACCTGGGCATTCCCATTCTGGGGATATGCTATGGCATGCAGCTGATGGCCCGCCAGCTGGGCGGTGTGGTGCGGCCGGCCGAGCAGCGGGAGTACGGCAAGATCATGCTGGAAAAAACAGCGCCAGGTGATGCATTGCTGGGTTGCCTGGGCGATTGGGAGCAGTGCTGGATGAGCCATGGCGACCTGGTGGAGCAGGCGCCGCCCGGCTTTACAGTCACCGCCCGCACGGAAAAGACACCGGTGGCGGCCATGGCCGACCCGACCCGCCGCCTGTACGCCGTTCAGTTTCACCCGGAAGTGGTGCACACGCCGCGCGGCATGGATGTGTTGCGGGCATTTTTATACGATGTCTGTGGCTGCAGCGGTAGCTGGAATATGGGCTCTTTCATCGATACGGCTGTGGCCGAGATTCGCGCCCAGGTGGGAGACAAGCCCGTGCTGTGCGCTTTGAGCGGTGGGGTGGACTCCTCGGTAGCCGCCGTGCTGGTGCACCGGGCGGTGGGAGAGCGGCTGACCTGTGTTTTTGTAGATCATGGTCTGTTGCGCCTGGGCGAGGCCCAGCAGGTGGTCAGCACCTTCCGGGAGAAATTCAAGATCAACCTGATCCATGTGGATGCTTCAGAAAGGTTTTTAAGCAAGCTGGCCGGTGTTACCGACCCGGAGCTGAAACGGAAAATAATTGGCCGCGAGTTTATTCGTGTTTTTGAGGAGACCGCGCGCAGTCTGGGTAAAATAGATTTTCTGGTGCAGGGTACGCTTTATCCCGATGTGGTGGAAAGCGGTACGGCCACGGCGGCCGTGATCAAGTCGCACCACAACGTGGGCGGTTTGCCTCCGGATATGCAGTTTATCTTGGTGGAGCCGTTGCGCTGGCTGTTCAAGGATGAAGTGCGGGTGCTGGGCAGCCACCTGGGTCTGCCCGACGAGATCGTCTGGCGGCAACCCTTCCCCGGCCCCGGTCTGGCCGTACGCATCATCGGTGAGGTGACGCCCGAACGGCTGGAAATCCTGCGCCGGGCCGACGCCATTGTCACCGGCGAGATAGCCAGGGCCGGTTTGGGAAGGGAAATCTGGCAGTACTTTGCCGTGCTCACCGGCATGCGCAGTGTGGGCGTGATGGGCGATGAGCGCACCTATGCTTATACCGTGGCCGTGCGGGCCGTGCTCAGCCATGACGGCATGACCGCGGACTGGGCCCGCCTGCCCCACGAGGTGCTGGAGCGCATTTCCAATCGTATTGTCAGTGAAGTTCAGGGTGTCAACCGCGTGGTTTACGATATTACCTCCAAACCGCCGGCCACCATTGAGTGGGAGTAG
- the purE gene encoding 5-(carboxyamino)imidazole ribonucleotide mutase, whose translation MAAPLVGVVMGSDSDLPIMKEAVDALREFGIPHEVVISSAHRVPEKTAEYARTAAQRGLEVIIAGAGAAAHLPGVIAALTPLPVIGVPIKSGALGGVDALYAIVQMPAGIPVATVAVNGARNAGILAAQMLGIKYEEIRQKILAYKEKLARQVQAKSERLAQIGVDAYLEELARK comes from the coding sequence ATGGCTGCACCTTTAGTGGGAGTGGTCATGGGCAGTGATTCCGATTTGCCCATTATGAAGGAGGCTGTGGATGCGCTGCGGGAATTTGGTATTCCCCACGAGGTGGTTATCTCCTCCGCCCACCGCGTGCCCGAAAAAACTGCCGAGTACGCCCGGACGGCGGCTCAGCGCGGCTTGGAAGTAATCATTGCCGGGGCGGGGGCGGCGGCCCACCTGCCGGGGGTGATTGCCGCCCTGACGCCTCTGCCGGTAATAGGTGTGCCGATTAAGTCGGGCGCTTTGGGCGGGGTGGACGCCCTGTATGCCATTGTGCAAATGCCGGCGGGTATCCCGGTGGCCACAGTGGCCGTTAACGGAGCGCGCAACGCCGGTATTCTGGCCGCTCAAATGCTGGGGATCAAATACGAGGAAATCAGGCAAAAAATTTTAGCCTATAAAGAAAAACTGGCTCGCCAGGTGCAGGCCAAATCCGAGCGCCTGGCGCAAATTGGTGTGGATGCCTATCTGGAGGAATTGGCTCGCAAATAG
- the purC gene encoding phosphoribosylaminoimidazolesuccinocarboxamide synthase has protein sequence MQKLEMLYEGKAKQVFRTDNDDLYVVYFKDDATAFNGQKKGTITDKGVLNNKISAFFFRLLAQHGVQSHFVEQLSEREMLVKKLQIIPVEVVVRNIAAGSLAKRLGLAEGTPLPVTVLEYYYKSDELGDPLINDYHIAALNLATPQQMQQISEVALRVNQILQQFLADKKIILVDYKLEFGLHKGEILLGDEISPDTCRFWDADTREKLDKDRFRRDLGSVEEAYQEVYRRLTGAS, from the coding sequence GTGCAAAAGCTGGAAATGCTCTACGAGGGCAAAGCCAAACAGGTCTTCCGTACCGATAACGATGACCTGTATGTGGTTTATTTCAAAGACGACGCCACCGCTTTCAATGGGCAGAAAAAAGGCACCATTACCGACAAGGGCGTGCTCAACAACAAAATTTCCGCCTTCTTCTTCCGCCTGCTGGCCCAGCACGGCGTGCAAAGCCACTTTGTGGAGCAGCTCAGCGAGCGGGAAATGCTGGTGAAAAAGCTGCAGATCATTCCGGTGGAAGTGGTGGTGCGCAATATCGCCGCCGGTAGCCTGGCCAAGCGCTTGGGGCTGGCTGAAGGCACGCCGCTGCCCGTGACCGTGCTGGAATACTATTACAAGAGCGATGAACTGGGCGACCCGCTGATCAACGATTACCACATCGCCGCCTTAAACCTGGCCACCCCGCAGCAAATGCAGCAGATCAGCGAGGTGGCCCTGCGCGTGAACCAAATTCTCCAGCAGTTCCTGGCCGACAAAAAGATCATCCTGGTGGATTACAAGCTGGAGTTCGGACTGCACAAAGGGGAAATCCTGCTGGGGGATGAGATTTCCCCCGATACCTGCCGTTTCTGGGATGCCGATACTCGCGAAAAGCTGGACAAAGACCGCTTCCGCCGCGATCTGGGCAGTGTGGAGGAGGCCTACCAGGAAGTTTACCGCCGCCTGACCGGGGCGAGCTGA
- the purM gene encoding phosphoribosylformylglycinamidine cyclo-ligase, whose protein sequence is MVRESDKPLTYAAAGVDISAGNRAVELMKRAVRSTFTPGVLADIGGFGGLFALDAGRYRQPVLVAGTDGVGTKLKVAMLMDKHDTVGIDLVAMCVNDILVQGAQPLFFLDYLAVGKLVPEKVAAIVEGIAAGCRQAGCALIGGETAEMPGFYGPEEYDLAGFAVGVVDKERIIDGRSIRPGDVVVGLASSGLHSNGYSLARRALLDVAGYGVDSCLPELGCTVGEELLRPTVIYVPAILPLLQDGVVIKGMAHITGGGLTENIPRILPPGTAALLRPASWQVPPVFELIARIGRVAVEEMRRTFNMGIGFTLVVDAAEADGVLSRLVQSGVQAGIIGEIVEGDGAVLYK, encoded by the coding sequence ATGGTGCGGGAAAGTGATAAGCCGCTCACTTACGCGGCGGCCGGAGTGGACATATCCGCCGGTAACCGGGCGGTGGAATTGATGAAACGGGCGGTGCGCAGCACCTTCACGCCCGGGGTGCTGGCCGACATCGGGGGGTTCGGGGGCCTTTTCGCCCTGGATGCGGGCCGGTACCGGCAGCCCGTACTGGTGGCCGGTACGGACGGCGTGGGCACCAAACTGAAGGTGGCCATGCTCATGGACAAGCACGACACGGTGGGCATTGATCTGGTGGCCATGTGCGTCAACGACATCCTGGTGCAGGGTGCGCAGCCGCTCTTTTTTTTGGACTACCTGGCCGTGGGCAAGCTGGTGCCGGAAAAAGTGGCCGCCATTGTGGAGGGCATCGCCGCCGGTTGTCGTCAGGCCGGTTGTGCCCTGATTGGGGGTGAGACAGCCGAAATGCCCGGCTTTTACGGGCCGGAGGAATACGACCTGGCCGGCTTTGCCGTGGGCGTGGTGGATAAAGAGCGCATCATTGACGGCCGGTCCATCCGGCCCGGCGATGTAGTGGTCGGGCTGGCCTCCAGCGGCCTGCACAGCAACGGTTATTCCCTGGCCCGGCGGGCTCTGCTGGATGTGGCCGGTTACGGCGTGGACAGTTGCCTGCCCGAACTGGGCTGCACAGTGGGCGAGGAACTGCTCCGCCCCACCGTGATCTATGTGCCGGCTATACTGCCTTTGCTGCAGGACGGTGTGGTCATTAAAGGGATGGCCCATATTACCGGCGGGGGGCTGACCGAAAATATTCCCCGCATCCTGCCGCCCGGTACGGCAGCCTTGCTGCGCCCCGCCAGCTGGCAGGTGCCGCCCGTGTTCGAGCTGATTGCCCGCATTGGCCGGGTGGCGGTGGAAGAAATGCGGCGCACATTCAACATGGGCATCGGGTTTACGCTGGTGGTGGACGCCGCGGAGGCGGACGGCGTGCTGTCCCGCCTGGTCCAGAGCGGTGTGCAGGCCGGGATTATTGGCGAGATAGTAGAGGGCGATGGTGCTGTGCTTTACAAGTAA
- the purN gene encoding phosphoribosylglycinamide formyltransferase, producing MSVLKIGVLASGRGSNLQALLDACAQRTIPAAVAVVLSDRPDAYALVRARQSNVPAYHVDPAAYTGKEQYERELVRLLQAHGVELVCLAGYMRLVGSVMLQAFPRRIMNIHPSLLPAFPGLHAQKQALDYGVRFAGCTVHFVDEGMDSGPIILQAVVPVLAGDDEEQLAARILEQEHIIYPRAVDLFARGKLRLEGRRVYILD from the coding sequence ATGTCTGTACTCAAAATCGGCGTGCTGGCCTCCGGCCGCGGCTCCAACCTGCAGGCCCTGCTGGACGCCTGCGCCCAGCGCACCATCCCGGCCGCTGTGGCCGTGGTGCTCAGCGACCGGCCGGACGCCTATGCTCTGGTCAGGGCCCGCCAGAGCAATGTGCCCGCCTACCACGTGGATCCGGCCGCCTATACCGGCAAAGAGCAATACGAACGAGAACTGGTGCGCCTCTTGCAGGCGCACGGCGTGGAGCTGGTCTGCCTGGCCGGTTACATGCGGCTGGTGGGTAGCGTTATGCTGCAGGCCTTTCCCCGGCGCATTATGAACATCCATCCCTCGCTTCTGCCCGCATTTCCGGGGCTGCACGCCCAGAAACAGGCGCTGGACTACGGTGTGCGCTTTGCCGGCTGTACAGTGCATTTTGTGGACGAAGGGATGGACAGCGGACCCATCATCCTGCAGGCGGTGGTGCCAGTCCTGGCCGGCGATGATGAGGAGCAACTGGCCGCCCGCATCCTGGAACAGGAGCACATCATTTACCCCCGGGCGGTGGATTTGTTTGCCCGGGGCAAGCTGCGCCTGGAGGGGCGGCGGGTGTATATACTGGATTAA
- a CDS encoding universal stress protein, whose translation MLSKLAEELLAKNQLEAVDTSINRIILAVDGSAPAIEATKYAMGLAIRNSSEIIAVFVDPDGEDAIIPEHEWELLAQKTKRVRYGLAGLKLAHQYGKAYCINVKLFLLSGNPVKQIINVAEKEGADLIITGDTGLTGIKRIALGSIAEAVVEASDIPVLVVKRRKVL comes from the coding sequence ATGCTGAGCAAGTTAGCAGAAGAACTGTTGGCCAAAAATCAACTGGAGGCTGTGGATACATCCATTAACAGAATTATCCTGGCAGTGGACGGTTCTGCTCCGGCTATTGAAGCAACTAAATATGCAATGGGTTTAGCTATACGGAATAGCTCAGAAATAATTGCTGTATTTGTTGATCCAGATGGAGAAGATGCAATCATCCCAGAGCACGAATGGGAGCTACTGGCCCAAAAGACTAAACGAGTTCGCTATGGATTAGCAGGCTTAAAGCTTGCCCATCAATACGGTAAAGCATACTGTATAAATGTGAAATTGTTTCTTTTAAGCGGCAATCCCGTGAAGCAAATCATTAACGTTGCTGAAAAAGAAGGAGCTGACTTAATCATTACAGGAGATACCGGCCTAACAGGAATCAAAAGAATAGCTTTAGGAAGCATTGCTGAAGCTGTAGTGGAAGCATCTGACATTCCCGTTCTAGTTGTTAAGAGGAGGAAAGTACTATGA
- the purF gene encoding amidophosphoribosyltransferase produces the protein MPEPANIVPAPKAARIDHRYHPDKPREECGIFGVYAPGREVAAMTYYGLYALQHRGQESAGIAVADGRQVTLHKGMGLVAEVFSRERLQNLTGHLAIGHVRYSTTGASQPLNAQPLVFRYARGMLGLAHNGNITNVAELRQRLAATGSVFQSTTDSEVIVNLIARYGSSSLEEAVIKCMIDIKGAYSLLLITGDRLLAVRDPYGFRPLCLGELPQGGYVVASESCALDTVGARKLRDVQPGEIITIDQSGLSCQTVLSPRRRAHCIFEYIYFARPDSEIDGFNVNQVRRALGRQLAREYRVQADLVIPVPDSGTAAARGFAEESGIPFEEGLMKNRYIGRTFIQPTQDLRDLAVRLKLNPVREVLQGKSVIMIDDSLVRGTTSRKIVGMLRDCGVREVHFLLSSPPVVKSCYYGIDTSDESELLAASQTVEEICRTIGADGLYYLSLEGMLGVFGEYKHNFCTACFDGNYPVEIPAGGDKKAKYSLE, from the coding sequence ATGCCTGAACCCGCTAACATTGTCCCTGCACCCAAAGCCGCCCGCATTGATCACCGGTACCACCCGGACAAACCGCGGGAGGAGTGTGGCATCTTCGGCGTTTATGCACCCGGGCGGGAAGTGGCGGCCATGACTTACTACGGCCTCTACGCCCTGCAGCACCGCGGTCAGGAGAGCGCCGGCATTGCCGTGGCCGACGGCCGGCAGGTCACTTTGCACAAGGGCATGGGCCTGGTGGCCGAGGTTTTCAGCCGGGAACGCCTGCAAAATTTAACAGGCCATCTGGCCATCGGTCACGTGCGCTACTCCACCACGGGGGCCAGCCAGCCCCTCAATGCCCAGCCGCTGGTGTTCCGCTATGCCCGGGGGATGCTGGGCCTGGCCCACAACGGCAATATCACCAATGTGGCCGAGCTCAGGCAGCGGCTGGCTGCTACCGGTTCGGTCTTTCAGTCCACCACCGACAGTGAAGTAATTGTCAATCTCATTGCTCGCTATGGCTCCAGCAGTCTGGAGGAAGCGGTGATCAAATGCATGATAGACATCAAAGGGGCCTATTCGCTGCTGTTAATCACCGGGGACAGGCTGCTGGCCGTGCGTGATCCCTATGGTTTCCGCCCCCTCTGCCTGGGTGAACTGCCCCAGGGTGGGTATGTGGTGGCTTCCGAGTCCTGTGCGCTGGATACGGTGGGAGCGCGCAAGCTGCGCGATGTGCAGCCGGGTGAGATCATCACCATCGACCAAAGCGGTCTCTCCTGTCAGACCGTGCTGTCGCCGCGCCGCCGGGCCCATTGCATTTTCGAGTATATCTATTTTGCCCGGCCGGACAGTGAAATTGACGGTTTCAATGTCAACCAGGTACGGCGGGCGCTGGGGCGCCAGCTGGCCCGGGAGTACCGGGTGCAGGCCGACCTGGTCATTCCCGTGCCCGACTCGGGAACGGCGGCGGCGCGGGGTTTTGCCGAGGAGTCGGGCATTCCCTTTGAGGAAGGGCTGATGAAAAACCGCTACATCGGCCGCACCTTTATCCAGCCCACCCAGGACCTGCGCGACCTGGCCGTGCGCTTGAAACTCAATCCGGTGCGCGAAGTGTTGCAGGGCAAGTCCGTGATCATGATTGACGATTCCCTGGTGCGGGGCACCACCAGCCGCAAAATTGTGGGCATGCTGCGCGATTGCGGCGTGCGCGAGGTGCACTTTTTGCTCAGTTCGCCCCCCGTGGTCAAGTCCTGTTACTACGGTATAGACACATCGGACGAGAGCGAGTTGCTGGCGGCCAGCCAGACAGTGGAGGAGATCTGCCGCACCATCGGGGCGGACGGCCTGTATTATCTCAGCCTGGAGGGCATGCTGGGCGTTTTTGGCGAATACAAGCACAATTTCTGCACGGCTTGCTTCGACGGTAACTACCCGGTGGAGATACCGGCGGGCGGAGACAAAAAAGCCAAGTATAGCCTGGAGTAA